One Flavobacterium cerinum genomic window, ATTCACTACTACTGTTGCTGTTGTAGCACAACTTCCAGCCGATTGAGAAGCTGTTAAAGTATAAGTTGTTGTTGCTGTCGGATTAAAAGTCCATCCGTTAGTTGCATCTCCTGTTACTCCCGTTGCTGGAGACCAGGTATAGGTATCGTAGTTTAAACCTCCTGTTGCAAGTGTTATTGCGCTGCTGGTTTGTCCGCTACATACCGCTGTTGTACTGTTTGCACTTAGTGTTATAGCCGGTGCCGAAGTAACTGTAGCTACAACTTCTGTTCTTACTGAAGCACAAGCTAAATCAAATTTCCAGTTATAAAAGCCCATAAAATAAGTCGGATCATATCCGTTTCCGGTGATGTTTGCCGCTGCAGAAGTATACGGATATACTGCTCCGGATACATTACGACTAACTCCTCCTGAAGGTAGTGTCGGATATAACTGATAGCTTCCCGGTGCCAATGTATGATTTAATGTAATTGTCTGTGCAGTCGCTCCTCCGCCTACGTTTGTTGTATACGGATAAGTTGCAATTACAGTTCCTGATGAATTTCGAACCGCAATAGATCCGGTTTGTCCGGTTGTTTGCGGGAAGATATCAATCGAAACTAATTTTGTATTTTGTAAAACCGTAAAGCTGACATCCCATTCAATTGTTTGTGTTCCAATAGTACCTCCTTGCGCAGTTGGCGAAATCGGTCCTACGTTGGTAGAACCCGGTACTGCTGTTTCCACCCAGTAGGATGTTGTCGCCGAAATTACCGGTGTTGTAAATGAAGGTCCCGTTCCCAAAGCCGTTCCTCCGGTTTGAGCCGCATACCATCCGATTACTCCACCTGCTGCCGTAGCACTAAGTGTTGCTGTTCCGGTACCACATACGGTTCCCGGTGTTGTTCCGGTGATATCAAAATAATCACACTTGGTTGTAAACGTTGCTGATGCAGCCCACGCACTAAAATCACTACCCCCACAACTTGAACGTACATAAACTGTATATGTAGTAGATGGTGCTAATCCGGTAGCATTTTGTGTCACTACACCTGCCGGGGATGTTCCTGAAGCTCCCAAACCGGTTGCTCCGCTTCCTGCGGCTCCGCTGCTTCTTACTTCATATTGGTATCCGTTTGCCGGAGCTGTCGCCGGAGCCGTCCATGAAAGTGTAGCACTGTTTTTAGTAACAGCACTTGTTGTAACTGCTGTTGGCGCAAAACAAGTCGGCACTGTTGATGTTAATGAAATATTATCTAATGAAGCCGGTGGGTTTTCTCCGTCAGAAGAATCATTTTTCCATACGAATAATAATCGTTTCGTTTTTCCGGAAACATAATTCATTTGTGCAGTAGTAAACGCATAGGTTACCGCTGTTGTTGTTGTTGGATTTACAGTTCCGGCACGTTGTAACAGATAATAACCTGTAGTTCCGTTTGTATATCCGGTCCATCCTGTAGTAGTTGTATTCGTACCGGTTGGTCCAACGTTAGACGGCGTGATGTTTGTATCTATAATATACACCATCAGGTTATCATAGTTCCCATCGTTTCCGTTTCCTCTCCAGTCAAAAGACAAGTTAACGGAAGTTGCTCCGACAGGGAAAGCCACATCTCTATAGAAAAAAGATCTGCTGGTCGAAGTTGCATTATAATTCCATGTTGTTCCGCCGTCTGTAGAAATATAAGCACCTCTATTTCCGGTAAACCAACCCGGCGCAGTACCTAAACTCCATTTATTTGTCACATCGTCCAATGCAGTCCAGCCATTCGCAGCCAAAGTAGTTCCGTTTTCAAAACCGCCTTCAGCAGCCGGATTGATCAAAACCGTCTGGGCATTTAACTGTCCCAAACAAAAGGTCAGCATAAACAAATAAAAGGCATTCCAACCCAGTGTCGGTTTTTTATGCCATTTCAATTTGCTTAATAAAGTAGTTTTTTTCATAAATAATATATTAACAGTTTATTAGCACCAATGTAAGCAAATATTAATCATGTTATATAAAATATTAATCTTTTAATAAACAAAAATCAACATTATAACAAATTAAAAACACTATATACACTAAATTAACTTATTGTTTGTTTATTTAATCAATTATCAAAACCACGACTTTTAATCCTGCAATATTGCAACCCTGTTTTACTCCAATAAAAAAGGGCCATCCGAAGACAGCCCTTTTAAAATTTCCTAAATAGGATTTGTATTATTTTTTAATCACTTTAATTGATTGTGATTGTCCGTTTGCTTTTACTTGTAAAATATAAGCTCCTGTCGGTAATGCACTCATATCTACTGAAGCTGTTGTTGCATTCGGCTGAACAGCAATAACGCGTTGTCCTACTAAATTAAACACCTCAACTGAAGTAATATCGTTAGTATAAAGTACTGTAAATACGTCTACCACAGGGTTTGGATAGTATTTTAGTCCTAGCATATCAAAAGAACCGGCACTTAAAGTTAAGGTTACTGTTACTGCCAATGGCGTTACACTTCTACAACCACCTACCGTTTGCATTGCATAGTACGTGTTTCCGTGCACTAATTGTGTTCCGGCTGCTAAAGCATTTGTATTCGCAATTGCATCCGCTTCTGTCGGATACCATACTACCGCAGTTCCGGTTACTGTGATATCTTCGATCGTAGCATCTGCTGCTGTATTAGCATGGATAGCCTGAGTTGCACTTCCGGCCGGTGCAGCCGGTGCAGCTGTTACGTTTACTGTTACAGTAGATTCTGTATAACATCCGGTTGTAGGATTTGTTCCTCTTACTGTATACGTAGTCGTTGTAGCCGGTGATACTGACACTGAGCTTCCGGTTAAGTTACCCGGCATCCAGTTCCAAGTTAAATCGCCCGCTCCTGTAGAAGCAACCTGTCCGCCAAACACGATATTCAATCTGTTTTTAGATAAAGACGGTGTTGGATTTGAAGTTGCCAATACTGTTACTGAAGGCAACGTACTTGTTGTAGCCGATGCTGTTGTATTATCAGCTGTAGCTGTATAATAAGTAATTGCATTATAAGTTGAATCTGCTCCCTCTTGTCTGATATCTACAATGATGTTAGACACTCCGTCCCATACATACGGCGTTGCAAATGTGATTGTGTTTAATCCGATTGCATGTGTATAAGTCGCCGGTCCGTAAACTAAGTTTAATCCGGTTGTTGTAAATGCCGTCATTGTACTAGCAGTAGTCGTTCCGATACGTACTGTAAAGTTCGTCACATTCGTTCCGCTTCCTAAACTTGTAATATTATAAGCAATTGATGTAATGTTACCTGGTTTTAATCCAGCTGCTGTTAATTCTGCCGCTGTAAATACCGTTTGATTCCAGTATTGTTTCCAACGGTTACAGAATGCTGTTGGCTGTGTAGTATCACCTGATAAAGTTGTACCTGTTCCGATAGTAATTGTACCCGGCGCAAACACTGTAGTTGTTGCTGCCAATGTTGTTGAAGTACCTTCACAAATTGTTGCCGGTGTAGCCGTAGCATTCACAATCGGATTCGGGTTGATATTAACAACTACTGAAGCGTTAATATTACATCCGTTTGTCGAGTTTGACGCTGTTAAAGTATAGGTTGTTGTAGCTGACGGATTAAATGTCCATCCGTTAGTCGCATCTCCTGTAACACCTGTTGCCGGAGCCCAAACATATGTATCGTAAGATGAAGCACCAGCTGTAACTGTTACCACACTACTTGATTGTCCGCTACAAACTGCAGTTGTGCTGGCAGTACTTAATGTCAAGGCCGGAGGTGTTGTTACAGTTGCAACCACTTCTGTTCTTGCTGATGTACAATATTCATCAAATTTCCAGTTGTAAATACCCATATAATATACAGGATCATATCCGTTACCGGTGATGTTCGCTACAGAAGATGTATACGGATATACCGCCCCTGTTGTGTTACGCATTAAACCGGCCGTTGGCAATGTTGGGTATAACTGATAGTTACCCGGTACCAATGTATGGTCAAGTGTAATTGTTTGTGCTGTTGCTCCTCCACTTACGTTTGTTGTAAACGGATAGGTAGCAATTACAGTTCCTGATGCATTTCTAACCGCGATAGCTCCGGTTTGTCCGGTTGTTTGCGGGAAGATATCGATCGAGATTAATTTTGTATTTTTTAAAACGGTAAAGTTTACTTCCCAAGCCGTAGTTTGTGTTCCTGTTGTTCCTCCCTGAGCGGTTGGTGAAACCGGACCTACAACTGACTGACCTAATAATACACTTGAATCAACCCAATATGATGTTGTAGCTGTGATTACCGGTGTTGTAAATGAAGCTCCTGATCCTAAAGAAACTCCTCCTGTTTGAGCTGCATACCAGTTTACAGTTCCTGTACTTGCAGTTGCACCTAAAGTAGCCGTTCCTTGTCCGCAAATAGAGGCTGGAGTTGTAGCCGAAATAACCGGCGGATCACATGGTGTAGTAAATGTAACTGGTGTTAATGTCCATGCACTTACATTTCCTGTTCCACAATTAGAACGCACCCATACATAATAAGTTGATGCAGGATTTAATCCTGTAAGCGGAGCCGTTACAGCACCTGCTGCTGCCGTTGCAGTTGGTGTAGCACTTACCGCCGGAGTCGTATTTGAAGTCGAATGATATAATTCATATCCGTTTGACGGAGTTGATACCGATACTGTCCAGTTTACTGTAGCCGTAAAAGCGGTATTAGCTGTAGCCGTAACTGCTGTTGGCGCTAAACATGAAGGTATTGCTACTACTGTTAATTTATAATCTTCTGCTTCTGTTCTTGTATTTGTACTAGCACATGCATCCGGTGAAGAGTTGTTATAATCAATTCGTACACGCATTCTGTAATCTCCAATAGCTGTTCCAGCCGGAATTACAAAACTTCCTGTTTGATTATTTCCATAAGCTGTAGTTACAAATACTCTTTCAGTAGTATTGTCAAATACTAAATCATTGTTCCAGTCAACCCAGATAGAAGTCCCTACAGTTCCTCCAACGATAGTCGTTGCGAAGTTCACAGTACCTGTTGGATATTGTGTTACCGCTCCCGTTGCATAGTTGTCCTGATATCCGTTTGTAGCATATCCTGAATTTGTATTCGAGATATTAGTCGATCCACCTGTAGTGGTAAAGCTATTGATATAAGTTGCAGATGAAGTCGATGATGGCACACAGTATCCTGTACGGAATGTACCTGCTGCTGTCCATGCACTGAAACTTCCTGATCCACAATTCGATCTCACATAAAAGAAATAATCTGTTGAAGGTGTTAAACTAGCAATATTAGCTGTTAACACTCCTGCTGCTGTCGATCCGCTTGTCGCTAATCCGGTCGCGCCACTTCCAGCTGCTCCAGTAGTTCTGATTTCATATTCATATCCTGCTGCCGGTGCAGTTGCAGGCGCAGTCCATCCGATTGTCGTAGAAACTGTTGTTGTACCTGTTGCAGTTAATGCAGTTGGCGCTAAACATGAAGGTGTTAATTCTACCGAAATTTCCCCTAAATACAAAGTACTCATATCGGCTGCAGAATAACACTGGAATCCGATATTATACACACCTGTAGTTGGTACAGTAAAATCAATTTCTTTTGTTACCACTGTAGTTCCTACTCCCGTCGTTACATCAAACAACGTTGTAGTCATTGCTGTATTAACAGCTGTGCTTCCGATACCTACTTTTAATTTTTCAGCATATCCGGAATCTTTATATTTAAATTTTAAACGGTAGCTGGTTCCTTGTGTAAGACTTATTCCATTCGTAAAAAACCAATCATTTGCTGCATTTGAACCATGATACGGATATCCCATTACTTTTCCGGTAATTCCGGTAACACTAGCATAACTCACCCATGTTCTCGTATCATTATTAACATTTTGTACCGTCGTACACGCTGGAATTGCCGGTACAGTTACCGCATTAATCGGCACAACATAAGGAATTGTCGCTGTATCACATAACGTTGTAAAGGTATAAGCTGCAGTCCAGTCACTAAAATCACCAGATCCACAATTTGCTCTTACATATACTGTATAAACAGTACTGTTAGTCAATCCGGATAATGGCGTTGTAGTAACTCCCGCTCCGGTTGTACCGCTTGTAAACAATCCTGTAGCACCGCTTCCTGCTGCACCACTGGTTCTTACTTCATATTCGTATCCGTTAGCCGGGTTCGATACAGAAGCAGTCCAAGAGATTGTTGCTGATGTTGTTGTAATCGCTGAAGCCACTACAGCAGATGCTTTTACACAAGTTACAGCCGTTGCAGTCAACGAAATATTATCAACGGACGCCGGTGGATTTGTCCCTCCGGATCCGTCGTTTTTCCATACAAAAACAAGACGTTTTGTCTTACCGTCTACATAAGTACGTTGTCCAGCTGTAAGATTATAAGTAATATTAGTTGTAGTTGTCGGAACTGCCGTACCATTTTGTCTTAACAAATAGTAACCTGTTGTTCCATCTACATACGTTGCCCAACCTGTAGTAGTAGTATCTGTACCTGTAGGCCCGGCTGTTGTAGGCGTAATGCTTGTATCTATAATATATACCTGCAAGTTATCCCAGTTACCGTCATTACCGTTACCTCTCCAGTCGAATTTCAGGTTTACTGCGGTTACCCCGGCAGGAAACACTACATCACGATAGAAAATTGAACGGTTTGCAGTACTGTTTGTATAAGCCCATGTAGTTCCGGTGTCATTGGAGATATACGCTCCTCCGGTTCCGGAAAACCATCCCGGAACGGTTCCTACATTCCAGGTATTTGCAGCTGCATTGACAGTTGTCCAGCCATTTGCTGCGAATGTGCTTCCATTTTCGAAGCCTCCTTCAGCAGTCGGATTAATTAAAACGGTTGTCTGTGTTCCCTGTGCATTACCCTGGTAGCCCATTAGCAATGCCATCCACAACAAACAACTCAGCTTCAAGTGTAACTTCAAGGCATCACGCCACCGAAGTTTACTTAAAAAAGTAGTTTTTTTCATAATAGTGTCATTAGTTTTACAGGCAGCTAATTTAACAAAATAATAACACTGAAAAGGGTTGAAATGTTTTTTAACAATTTAAAATCGGAATTAAATAAAAACCCCCTATTTTCTTAACAGAATTACTCACTAAAGTTAAAAACGAGATTTTAGAAGTAATAATTTCACACCATATTTTATAAATGTTTTCAAAAAAAATACCCGAAGATTACTCTTCGGGCATTTTCCACATCTAATGCGTTAATTTATTTGCTATTTTTTAATAATACGAACCTCTTGTGTCACATTTCCGGATTTCACATGAGCAATATAAGCACCAGAAGCCAAATCACTCATATCAATTACAACATCTGTTGCCATACTATTTCTGGTGATGACTTTTTGTCCTAACATATTGTAAATCTCAATAGTACTAATCGGTTCCGAATAGCTAATTGTGATAACATCCGATACCGGGTTAGGATAATACTTAAATGCTGCTTTATCAAATGATGAAGTACCTAAAGTAACTGTTACCGTTACCGCCAATGGCGTATTACTTGTACATGTCCCAACGGTTTGCATCGCATAATATGTAGTTCCGCTTACCAATTGTGTCCCTGCTGCAATGGCATTCGTTCCGGCCATAGCATCCGCAGATGTAGGATACCAGATAACATTCGTTCCGGTTACCACGATATCTTCGATTGTTGCCTCAGCCGGTGTATTTACCGGAATAACTTGTGTTGCAGCACCTGTAGGTGCATTGACAACATTTACTGTAACTGCCACAAGTAATCTTGGACTTTCACATCCTGCAATCGTTTGCGTTACATAATAGTTACCCGTAGCCAATGCAGCTGTTGAAGCTAAAGCGGTTCCTCCGGTTGGCACATCATACCATTGAATTCCTGTTCCAGTAGCAGTAAGATTTCCTACCGTTGCACTGTTACAGAATGATTGCGCTGTAGCCGTTGGCTGCGGCGTTACATTTACAACTACATCTACTTGTAGTCGCGTACTTTCACATCCCGCAATAGTTTGTGTTACAAAATAAGGTCCCGTTGCTAAAGCTGTTGTTGAAGCTAAAGCAGTTCCTCCGGTTGGCACATCATACCATTGAATTCCTGTTCCAGTAGCAGTAAGATTTCCTACCGTTGCACTGTTACAGAATGATTGCGCTGTAGCCGTTGGCTGCGGCGTTACATTTACAACTACATCTACTTGTAGTCGCGTACTTTCACATCCCGCAATAGTTTGTGTTACAAAATAAGGTCCCGTTGCTAAAGCTGTTGTTGAAGCTAAAGCAGCTCCTCCTGTCGGCACATCATACCATTGAATTCCAGTTCCTGTAGCAACAAGATTGGCAACCGTTGCACTGTTACAAAATGATTGCGCTGTAGCCGTTGGTTGCGGTGTTACATTTACTGTAACCGTTACAACA contains:
- a CDS encoding Ig-like domain-containing protein, producing the protein MKKTTLLSKLKWHKKPTLGWNAFYLFMLTFCLGQLNAQTVLINPAAEGGFENGTTLAANGWTALDDVTNKWSLGTAPGWFTGNRGAYISTDGGTTWNYNATSTSRSFFYRDVAFPVGATSVNLSFDWRGNGNDGNYDNLMVYIIDTNITPSNVGPTGTNTTTTGWTGYTNGTTGYYLLQRAGTVNPTTTTAVTYAFTTAQMNYVSGKTKRLLFVWKNDSSDGENPPASLDNISLTSTVPTCFAPTAVTTSAVTKNSATLSWTAPATAPANGYQYEVRSSGAAGSGATGLGASGTSPAGVVTQNATGLAPSTTYTVYVRSSCGGSDFSAWAASATFTTKCDYFDITGTTPGTVCGTGTATLSATAAGGVIGWYAAQTGGTALGTGPSFTTPVISATTSYWVETAVPGSTNVGPISPTAQGGTIGTQTIEWDVSFTVLQNTKLVSIDIFPQTTGQTGSIAVRNSSGTVIATYPYTTNVGGGATAQTITLNHTLAPGSYQLYPTLPSGGVSRNVSGAVYPYTSAAANITGNGYDPTYFMGFYNWKFDLACASVRTEVVATVTSAPAITLSANSTTAVCSGQTSSAITLATGGLNYDTYTWSPATGVTGDATNGWTFNPTATTTYTLTASQSAGSCATTATVVVNINPNPVVNVTATPATICQGTSSTIAATTQTVAPGTITIGTGTSLTGDTTQPTAFCNRWAQYWNQTVFTAAELTAAGLKPGNITSIAYRITSLGSGTNVTNFTVRIGTTTASTMTAFTTTGLNLVYGPATYTHAVGLNTITFTTPYVWDGVSNIILDIRQDGADLTYNAITYYTATADNTTASATTSTPSATTVLATTNPTPALSKNRLNVVFGGQTASTGAGDLTWNWMPGNLSGNSVSVSPATTTTYTVRGTNPTTGCYTESTITVNVTPAPAAPTGNATQVINVNTPAEATIASLVATGTAVVWYPTEADALANTNALATTTQLVSGTTYYAMQTVGGCRSIAPLAVTATVTLGTGSFNMPGLKYYPNPVIDVFTVTYTNDITSVEVFNLVGQRVIAVQPNATTVSVDMSVLPTGAYILQVKANGQSQSVKVIKK
- a CDS encoding fibronectin type III domain-containing protein produces the protein MKKTTFLSKLRWRDALKLHLKLSCLLWMALLMGYQGNAQGTQTTVLINPTAEGGFENGSTFAANGWTTVNAAANTWNVGTVPGWFSGTGGAYISNDTGTTWAYTNSTANRSIFYRDVVFPAGVTAVNLKFDWRGNGNDGNWDNLQVYIIDTSITPTTAGPTGTDTTTTGWATYVDGTTGYYLLRQNGTAVPTTTTNITYNLTAGQRTYVDGKTKRLVFVWKNDGSGGTNPPASVDNISLTATAVTCVKASAVVASAITTTSATISWTASVSNPANGYEYEVRTSGAAGSGATGLFTSGTTGAGVTTTPLSGLTNSTVYTVYVRANCGSGDFSDWTAAYTFTTLCDTATIPYVVPINAVTVPAIPACTTVQNVNNDTRTWVSYASVTGITGKVMGYPYHGSNAANDWFFTNGISLTQGTSYRLKFKYKDSGYAEKLKVGIGSTAVNTAMTTTLFDVTTGVGTTVVTKEIDFTVPTTGVYNIGFQCYSAADMSTLYLGEISVELTPSCLAPTALTATGTTTVSTTIGWTAPATAPAAGYEYEIRTTGAAGSGATGLATSGSTAAGVLTANIASLTPSTDYFFYVRSNCGSGSFSAWTAAGTFRTGYCVPSSTSSATYINSFTTTGGSTNISNTNSGYATNGYQDNYATGAVTQYPTGTVNFATTIVGGTVGTSIWVDWNNDLVFDNTTERVFVTTAYGNNQTGSFVIPAGTAIGDYRMRVRIDYNNSSPDACASTNTRTEAEDYKLTVVAIPSCLAPTAVTATANTAFTATVNWTVSVSTPSNGYELYHSTSNTTPAVSATPTATAAAGAVTAPLTGLNPASTYYVWVRSNCGTGNVSAWTLTPVTFTTPCDPPVISATTPASICGQGTATLGATASTGTVNWYAAQTGGVSLGSGASFTTPVITATTSYWVDSSVLLGQSVVGPVSPTAQGGTTGTQTTAWEVNFTVLKNTKLISIDIFPQTTGQTGAIAVRNASGTVIATYPFTTNVSGGATAQTITLDHTLVPGNYQLYPTLPTAGLMRNTTGAVYPYTSSVANITGNGYDPVYYMGIYNWKFDEYCTSARTEVVATVTTPPALTLSTASTTAVCSGQSSSVVTVTAGASSYDTYVWAPATGVTGDATNGWTFNPSATTTYTLTASNSTNGCNINASVVVNINPNPIVNATATPATICEGTSTTLAATTTVFAPGTITIGTGTTLSGDTTQPTAFCNRWKQYWNQTVFTAAELTAAGLKPGNITSIAYNITSLGSGTNVTNFTVRIGTTTASTMTAFTTTGLNLVYGPATYTHAIGLNTITFATPYVWDGVSNIIVDIRQEGADSTYNAITYYTATADNTTASATTSTLPSVTVLATSNPTPSLSKNRLNIVFGGQVASTGAGDLTWNWMPGNLTGSSVSVSPATTTTYTVRGTNPTTGCYTESTVTVNVTAAPAAPAGSATQAIHANTAADATIEDITVTGTAVVWYPTEADAIANTNALAAGTQLVHGNTYYAMQTVGGCRSVTPLAVTVTLTLSAGSFDMLGLKYYPNPVVDVFTVLYTNDITSVEVFNLVGQRVIAVQPNATTASVDMSALPTGAYILQVKANGQSQSIKVIKK